The DNA window TTTTCAGAAAGAGGTCTTTGGATTTTAGGAAGTGATGCTGTCAATAAATCTTATCCTCAAATTTGGGATGATTTATCTAAATTTACGACCTTAGAACACAAAAGATGAATCAATTAGGACGTTTGTTTCAGGTAACTATTTTTGGTGAGTCGCACGGACCCCATGTTGGCATTGTCATCAACGGAGTGCCACCCGGCATTGATCTTTCTCCGGAGGACTTTCATGAAGACATACGCCGTAGACAACCGGGAAAACCGGGAACAACTCCCAGAATAGAAAAAGACATTCCTAAATTGATTTCGGGTGTATACAACGGAAAAACCACCGGAATGCCTTTGACCATTTTATTTGACAACGAAAATACCCGGTCAAAAGATTACGAAATATTTAAAAGTTGGCCAAGACCGGGACATGCTGATTATACTGCTTCACAAAAATATCTCGGTTTTAACGACCCCAGAGGCGGAGGACACTTTTCGGGCCGCCTCACCCTGCCATTAACTGCAGCCGGTGTAGTAGCAAAAAAGGTTATTCCTTTTATGGATATTCATGCAACGGTCATTGAAATTGCCGGAGAAAAAGATATTGAAAAAGGATTGCAAAAAGCATTGGAAAAAAACGACAGTGTAGGCGGCATTGTGGAATGTATTGTTAAGAACATACCCGCCGGATTAGGAGAACCTTTTTTCGATTCATTGGAATCTACCATAGCCCATGCCGTTTTTTCCATTCCTGCCATAAAAGGTATAGAGTTTGGAAGCGGATTCGCTGCAGCCCGAATGTTTGGAAGCGAACATAACGATCCGGTGATTGACGATAAAGGCACCACCGCCACCAATCATAGTGGAGGCATCAATGGAGGCATCAGCAATGGCAACCCTCTTGTCTTCAGAGTGGCAGTCAAACCAACTTCGTCAACCCCTCAAGAACAAAAATCTTGGAATTTTAACACAAAAACCATCGAAACGCTTAAAATAGAAGGACGGCACGACCTATGTATTGCTTTGAGAGTTCCGGTGGTTGTCGAAGCAGTTACCGCCATAGTGTTGGCAGATCATTGGCTGGTTCAAAAAAGCAGAATTCATGGCCGTTAAAAATTTGCTTCTTGAAAGTTTTTTTTATCCTCCAATACTCAAAATAAAGAATATGAAAGATATGCTAAAAACACTTTGTATATGCGTCAATCCATCCGATGTTGGATGAATATGTTCATAACAGAGTGTTTTTGACTATTCTGAAGAATTTACCTCCAAAATTTAACTCAAAAATTTTTCAATAAAATCGTTTTTTTTAAGTTTGTATAGTCCTAATCATAATTCTTCAACATGAAATTATTACAAAACTTTGTCTTTGCCTTTTTGGCTTCGGTTGTTTTTTTTGTCCAATGCAAAAAAACAAATGAAAGAGCCAAGATAGATCCTGAGGTTACAAAGTACGTCTATGCTTTTACATCAGGACTGATTTCCAACGCCGACAAAATTATTATACAATTTTATCAACCTCCCACTATTGATTTGGGCAGTATTAATGAAAAAGACCTGATTAAAATTGAGCCACATTTTGATTATGACATATCCTGGTCTGATAACAGAACCCTTTCGATAAAACCGAAAGAACTTTTGCCCAATAATACGCTATTTAATGCATCACTCGATTTGAAAAAATTTTTTCCGGACATTTCAAAAAACTTAGAGTTTGAGTTTAAATTTAAAACTAAACCACAAATCATTGATGTTTTGATTAATAACATACAACCATACAATATAAACAATCTACATTGGAATAAACTGGAAGGCACTGTCGAAACTTCCGATTTCGTGAATTTGACAGAATTGGAAAAAATTTTAAAGGCATTTCAAGAAAATAAATCCTTAAAAATAAAATGGAATCATGATTATTCAAACAAAAAATATTATTTCACTGTCGATAGCATTTACAGGTCTGAAACCAAATCAACAATTTTATTGGAATGGGACGGAAAACTAATAAACTCCAACAACAAAGGAAAGGAAGAGGTTCACATTCCAAGCATCAACGATTTTGACGTTTTGTCTATATACCATTACAATGATCCCGATCAATTCATCGAAATAAACTTCTCTGATCCTATCGACCCTTCTTTGGATTTATCCGGAATAATTTATTTTAAAAATGTTCATGTGGATTTCACTTATGATGTCAAATTAAATCAAGTAAAAATATATCCCATCAATAAAGTTTACGGAAATTATACTTTAATCATCGAACCGCCGATAAGAAATACTAAGAATCGTCAACTAAATAAAAAAATTGAACATCCTGTCAGTTTTGCCAGTCTAAAACCGGCTGTTGAGATTATTAATGAGGGGAACATATTACCTGCGTCCGGTAATGCCATTTTTAAATTCAAGGCAGTGAATTTAAAAGCTGTAAATGTTCATATAGTCAAAATATTTGCCGACAATATAATTCAATTTTTTCAGGAAAATCAAATCAACGAATCGTCTCAATTGGCCCGTGTCGGTCGTTTGATTTACAAAGGCGAAATTCCTTTAATCAGCGAAAACAACAATATCGACTACCGCCAATGGAATGATTTTGGATTGGATTTATCAAAATTAATCAAACCTGATCCGGGTTCCATCTACCGGATCTATATTTCTTTTTCACCCCACCAATCATTGTATCCTTGTGAAAATAGCATTGCAGAGAATGAAAGCTCAACTATCGACGACAAAAAATTTTCAAATTTTGAAGGACCCGATGATATAGAATATTATTATGACGACCCCTTTAAGGAATTGATTTGGCAAATCAATCATGACTATGATTGGGACTTTGACTGGGAAGAATATTACTCCCAAAATGAAAATCCATGCCATCAGTATTATTATCAAAATCCCTCTCATTTTATCGCACAGAATGTTTTCGTTTCAAATATTGGCATCATTGCAAAAAGAAATTCTAATAACAAAATATGGATATTTGTCAGCGACCTTTTATCTGCAGAACCTTTGGGTGGCGCCCAAATAGAATTGTATAATTTTCAAAATCAACTAATTGGTAAAGGCGAAACACAACAAAACGGAAAACTTGAATTAACGTTAAACAATGTACCGTTCCTGGTTGTAGTCAAAAAAAATGGACAATACGGTTATTTAAGAGTAGACGATGCATCAGCACTTTCTTTAAGCTCCTTTGACACTGACGGCATTCAAGCACAAGAAGGGATAAAAGGGTTTATATATACCGAACGGGATGTTTGGCGACCCGGTGACAGCATTTACGTCAGTTTCATATTGGAAAATAGCAATCAAAGGAATTTGTCAAACCTGCCGGTCGTAATGGAATTGTATACACCCTATAACCAACTTTATCAAAAAACTGTGGTAAATAAGTCTTTAAACGGTTTTTACGATTTGCGAACATCGACAAACCCGGATGCTCCCACCGGCAACTGGCTATTGATCGTAAAAGCCGGCGCGGCAAAATTTTCAAAAACACTAAAGGTAGAAACAATAAAACCAAACAGGATCAAAATGTTTCTAAAGAATAAAAAGGAATTGATTACCAACGAAAATAATGTTCTTGATTTATATGCCGAATGGCTCCATGGCGGAGCAGCCGCCAACCTTAAAGCCATTGTTGAAATGTCTGTAAAAAAGACCAAAACGCATTTTAAAAATTATTCAAAATACATTTTTGACGACCCATTGAAAAGATTTGAGTCATTTGAAAATATTTTATTCGACAATTTGCTTGATAATCAAGGAAAAGCAAAAATTTCTTTCGATCCCGAGATTCAAAACCCACCCGGTATGTTGAACATTTTCTTTAAAACTAAAGTTTTTGAGCCCTCGGGCGATTTTAGTATCAATGTTACTTCATTTCCATTCTCCCCTTATGATTCCTATGTTGGTTTCAAACTTCCGGACGGTGATTACACCATTCAGGCACTAAACTTACAAAAAACCAATAATATTCCTATAGTCAATGTCGACCCTTATGGAAAATTGTTGAAATCCCGAAAATTGTTGATAGAACTATTTGATATCCAATACAATTGGTGGTGGCATGCCGGTTTTAATCAAAACCCATCTGAGTATATCTCAGACCACAACTTAAATTTGTTTTACAAAGATACCATTGATAACCCCAACGGCAAAGTGCTTTATCAACTGAAATTAGAAAAAAATATTTGGGGTAAAAAATTTATCCGTATCACCGATCTTGCTTCAGGCCACAGTTCGGGCTGTTTCTTTTATGCTGTTTCTGATGATTATTTTTACACACCATTGCAAGGTGAGGCCGCAGAATTTTTGAATTTTAATACCGACAAAGAGGTATATCGACCGGGTGAAGAAGTTAAAATTTCTATCCCGGTTCTTTACCCCGGTAAATTGCTGTTGAGCATAGAAAATCATTCCAATGTCATATTCAGCCAATGGTATAATGTAGATAAAACCAACAACACCATAACATTCCGAACAACGGAAGAAATGAGTCCAAATGCCTTCATACACATTACATTATTACAACCATACGGTTACACAAGCAATGACAGACCCATTAGATTATATGGTGTTCAACGATTAAAAGTTGAAAATCCGCTTTCCCATTTATACCCCGAAATTAAGATGCCGGATAAAATAAATCCCGAAACAACTGTTAACATCGCCATTCGAGAAAAGAACAAACAAGCCATGACCTATACAATTGCTCTGGTTGATGAGGGATTATTGGACTTAACAAACTTCACTACTCCTGATCCCTGGAAAAAATTTTATGGGCGCTATGCCCTTGGCATCAACACGTTCGACATGTATAAGTTTGTCATTGGTTCATATGAAGGAAAATTGGCAGGAATATACGGTATAGGCGGAGATCAAGATTTATTGGTCAGAAACGACAAGTTTAAAGAAAACCGTTTTAAACCGATGGTGGTTTTTCTTGGCCCATTTGAATTAAAAGAAAATCAAACAAATCAACACAACGTCAAAATTCCCAATTATATTGGTTCTGTAAGAGTCATGGTTGTCGCCGGTAATGTTTTAACAGGCGCTTATGGCTCTGCAGAAAAAAACGTAAAAGTCATCAATGATTTGATGATTTTGCCTTCTATGCCAAGAACCATCTCTCCGGATGAAGAAATAGATATCCCGGTTACCATTTTTGCACTTGAAAATGCAATAAAGCACGTAAATATAAAACTAAAAACCAACAATCATTTGCAAATCATTGGCCCGTCAACCAAACAAGTAAAGTTTGGTACAAAAGGGGAAAAAACTATTTCTTTCCGCGTTAAAGTAAAAAACAAAACCGGCCAGGCATTTGTTCAAGTCACAGCAGAAGCCGGACCACACCTTGCTCATTATGAACTATATGTACCTGTAAAGATACCTTCACCCAAACTCAACATCTCCGAAAAAATAACCATTGCACCGGGTAAAACCTTAGAAAAAACGGTTCAGCCCATTGGAGTGAATGGAACCAATCAGGCCGGAATTGTATTATCGGGGTTGCCTTCTGTTAATTTTCAAGAGCATCTTGATTATCTAATCACTTATCCACACGGATGTTTGGAGCAGACCGTTTCATCCGTTTTTGTCCAGGTTTTTTTAGATGATGTTCTCGAATTACCGAGCGATCAAAAAACTAAAATCAAATCAAATATTCAAGCCGCTATCAATAAATTAAAAAATTTCCAAAACTCCGATGGAGGGTTTTACTATTGGCCTTCTGTTTACTATAATAATGTGGATGATTGGGGAACATCTTATGCGGGACATTTTCTAGTTATCGCGAAAAAAAGGGGTTACCCTGTTCCACAAGACATGATAAACAAATGGGTTGATTTTCAAAAAAGCAAAGCTAATGAATGGAATTCATCTTTGAATTTACGTTATAATCTTTTGAAACAAGCTTATCGCTTATACACGCTTGCTTTAGCAGGAAAGCCATTTTATTCGGCAATGAACAGGATGCGTGAATTAACTAAAATTGATCCAACAGCTAAAGTTTTATTGGCTGCCACTTATCATATAAGCGGAAAACCGGAAATTGCCGATCATCTGCTCAAAAGCGTTGAAAATTATACTGTTCCCGATTATTTTGATTATATCAATACTTATGGATCAAAAGTTCGTGATGAAGCTTTGTTGGCAATAGCATTAATTCATATGAGCAAATGGGATCTTGCCCACAAAAAAATCTCTGAAATAACAAAAAGTTTAAACAGTAATTACCGGTATCCTACACAATCTACTTCTTTCGGAATTTTGGCATATTGTGAATATGCCAAAAATTTTTCCAAAGAAATCTATGCAGATCTTTTTTTTGAAAATGAAAAGTTAACCATAAAAAACAAAAAACCCTTCATAGAGATTCCTGTCAAGGAATTTAATAAAACATTCAAAATCAAAAATCTTTCTAATAATAATTTATTCGTGGAGATTTTCAACAGCGGTCAACCCCTCACCACAGATAACATTGCCATGGAAAAAAACATAAGCATGAAAGTATCTTTTTATTTAATGGATGGAACACCCGCAGATATCAAAAATATTAAACAAAACACCGATCTGATTGCAAAAGTTGTCATCTCTCACAAAGGTATACTTTCAGATATACAAAACATGGCTTTATCTCAAATATTCCCATCTGGATTTGAAATAATCAATCATCGCTTGTTTGGCTCATCATCCCGTTGGGTTTCTTCAAATTTTTCTCATCAAGATATTAGAGATGACAGAGTGCTGACATACTTTGATTTAAAAAAGGGCGAAACAAAAACTTTTTACGTAATGCTTAATGCTGCTTATTCCGGCAAGTATTACATGCCTTCTGTTAAGTGTGAAGCAATGTATGATAGTGACATAGTAAGCATCACCAATGGCTATTGGATCAACATAGTTAAAAATGAACCTTTGTAATTTTTCTTTTTCAAGGCTTTTAAAAACGTCAATAGCCATAGTGATAATACTTTTTTTCGTTTGGTTTTATTTTTTATTGCCGGATCCTTTATTCTCCGGTTCTTTTTCGACTACTATTTTTGACTGTCAAAATAAATTAATAGGCGCGAAAATTGCCTCTGATCAGCAATGGAGGTTTCCCCCTTCCGGAAAAATTCCCGAAAAATTTCGTGTTTGCCTTTTACAATTTGAAGATGAATATTTCTACTTTCATCCGGGAATCAATCCGGTGTCTCTTTTCAAAGCTCTATCAACCAATCTCATGCATGGTGAAATTAAACGTGGTGGAAGTACAATTACCATGCAATTGGCTCGTCTTGTCTTAAAAAACAAAGAAAGAACCGTTTGGAATAAAATGAAAGAAATATTCCTGGCTTTAAGATTGGAACTTTCATTTACAAAAAACAAGATTCTGATGCTCTATACGTCACATGCTCCTTTTGGCGGAAATATAGTCGGCCTGGACGCTGCTGCCTGGCGTTATTTCGGTAGGAATCCCGAAGAGTTATCTTGGGGCGAATGTGCCACCCTTGCTGTATTGCCGAATGCGCCGGGACTTATTCACCCGGGAAAAAACAGAGAACTTCTGTATAAAAAAAGAAATAAACTTTTAAGAAAACTATTTTCGCGCAAAATTATCGATCGTCAGACATATTTGTCTGCTATAACAGAAGAAATACCCAATATACCCAAAAAACTTCCTGCATTAGCTCCTCATCTTCTGGAAACGATTCATAAAAAGCATAAAGGGGAGAAAATTATCACAACCATCAACAGTGATTTTCAAAAAGCCATAACAGGCATTGTCAACCAACATATGAACACTTTAAAAAACAACCGCATTTTTAATGCCGCTGCTTTGGTAGCAGACATTCGCAGCGGTGAAATTCTTGCTTATGTCGGCAATGTTTATCATAAGAATGGACAAAATGGTGAAAATATCGACATGATCACCGTTCCAAGAAGTACAGGAAGTATTCTCAAGCCATTGCTGTATGCCCTGGCTTACGATGAAGGACTGATCCTTCCCGGGACATTGCTTAAGGACGCGCCTGTCATGTATAAAAACTTTCGTCCTCAAAATTTTGACCGTTCCTATCGCGGTGCTATTCCCGCACAAGATGCTCTTTCGATGTCACTCAACATCCCGGCCGTCATACTTTTAAGATCTTATGGCATACAAAAATTTACCAATGCATTGAAAAAATTAAAAATATCCTCTATAAAATATCCTGCTTCTCATTATGGCCTTTCGATCATACTGGGAGGAGCAGAAATATCTCTCTGGGAAGCTGTCAATTTGTATGCATTCATGGGATCTTCATTAAATCTTTATTTCAATCATTTAATTCCCGATCAAAAAAATTACGCATCATTAACATATTTCAAAAAATCAAAAGATTCAAATTCCACAAATTACACTAATCCGGCCCTTTTTATAGGAGTCGATGCATTATGGACCGTCTTTAACGGCTTATCTCAAAAAAACCGCCCAATAGAAGGAGATCGCTGGCAATTGTTTGAATCCCATCAACAAATTGCCTGGAAAACAGGGACAAGTTTCGGTTTTAGAGATGCCTGGTGTATTGGCCTAACTAGTAAATATGTTGTTGGCATTTGGGTTGGTAATGCTTCTAATGTCGGAAGAGATGGTTTGACAGGAATAGATGTTGCAGCACCTATCATGTTTGATGTGTTTAACATTTTACCCCGCAGCAAGTTTTTTATTCAACCCTATAAAGAAATGAAATTAAAAAAAGTATGTGCCAAAAGCGGTTATTTAGCCGGTGATAATTGTGAAGAAACAAAAAATCTTTACTTGCCCAAAAATGCCGAAAAAACAGATCTATGCCCATATCATATACCCATTTATCTCAATGAAAATTTATCAAAACGTGTTCATATAGGTTGCTATGACCCACAAAAAGCCATCAGAAAAAATTGGTTTGTTTTGCCGGCCGATATGGCTTATTATTACAAAAAAAATCATCCTGATTACAAAGATTTACCCCCCTGGGATGACAAATGTTGGGAGCAAGAAGAACTATCCCCTATTCGTTTGATTTATCCATCTACCGATGTTTCTGTTTATTTGCCGGTAGATATTGACGGGAAAAAACAAAAAATAATTTTCAAAGCTGCCCATTTACTTGAAAACAGCGAATTATTCTGGTTTATCGACAATGTTTTTATTGGCAAAACAAAAAATCACCATGAACTTTCTATGGAACTCGAGAAAGGCATGCACACCCTGACGTTGGTCGACAATTATGGCAATTCATTGCAAAAAAGAATCAATGCTTTTTCAAAGTAATGGCCTCTTTATTTAATATAGATTTTAAGATTTCTAAACAATTTACCGAAATGCTTTTTCTAAAATAATATTACCTTTGCCAAACTTAAAAATAACAGAATTATGGGAAAAGTTTTAATCATAGGAGCAGGTGGCGTTGGACGTGTGGCTGCTTTTAAGTGTGCCATGAACACCGATGTGTTCAACGAAATTGTCTTGGCAAGCCGCACAAAATCGAAATGCGACAAAATTGCCGCCGATATTAAAAACAAACTTGGGGTGGACATAAAAACCGATCAAGTGGATGCCGATTATGCAGAAAATGTCGTAAATCTTATCAATAAATACAAGCCCGACATTGTCATGAACCTTGCTCTACCTTACCAGGACCTTCCGATCATGGACGCCTGTCTGGAAACAAAAACTGCATATCTCGACACAGCCAATTACGAACCAAAAGATGAAGCCAAATTTGAATACAAATGGCAATGGGCTTATCATGACCGTTATAAAGACGCCGGAATAACAGCCATTTTGGGTTGTGGATTCGACCCTGGAGTTACTCAAGTATTTACTGCCTATGCAGCTAAACATCATTTTGATGAGATTCACTACCTCGACATTGTGGACTGCAACGCCGGCAATCACGGAAAACCATTTGCCACCAATTTCAATCCCGAAATCAACATTCGTGAAGTCACACAAAAAGGAAAATATTGGGAAAATGGTCAATGGGTCTATACTGAACCTCACGAAATCCACAAACCTTTGACCTATCCAAACATTGGTCCCAAAGAATCCTATTTGATCTATCACGAAGAATTGGAGTCATTGGTGAAAAACTTCCCGACCATCAAAAGAGCTCGCTTTTGGATGACTTTCAGCCAGGAATACCTGACCCACCTCAGGGTGATACAAAATATTGGCATGGCCTCTATTGAACCCATCAAATACAAGGGAGTAGATATTGTACCCATTGAGTTTTTAAAAGAAGTGCTACCCAAACCTGACGAATTGGGCGAAAACTACACCGGAGAAACTTCCATCGGATGCCGAATTAGAGGAATAAAAGACGGCAAAGAAAGAACCTATTATATTTACAACAATTGCCGTCATGAAGATGCATATAAAGAGACAGGCACTCAGGCTGTTGCATACACTACAGGAGTGCCGGCCATGATAGGAGCCATGATGTATTTAAAAGGCCTTTGGAAAAAACCCGGTGTATGGAATGTAGAGCAATTTGACCCCGATCCATTTATGGAGATGCTCAATAAACACGGCCTGCCCTGGCATGAACAATTTGATGTGGATTTGGAATTGTAAGCCATGAATGTTTTTCATTGCAAAACCTCTGTGGATTTTAGCAAAGTCCCCAATCCTTGCTTTGTCATCGAAGAAGATAAATTGCGGAGAAACCTCTCTCTCATTCAGCACGTGGCTCAAGAATCAGGTGCCGAAATCATTTTGGCTTTTAAAGGTTTTGCATGGTGGAGAGTTTTTCCTATCGTGAAAGAATATATTCACACTGCCACCGCAAGTTCTTTAAACGAAGCACGGCTATGTTTCGAAGAAATGAAAGCCAAAGCACACACTTATTGTGTGGCCATTGATGATGAGGAATTTGACGAACTGGCATCCTACTCATCGCACATTACCTTTAACTCTTTGAATCAATGGCAAAAATTCAAACAAAAAGTAAAAAAATTCGGCATCAGTCCGGGAATAAGAGTTAATCCCGAATACTCCGAAGTGAAAACCATGCTGTACAACCCTTGCTCCCCACATTCACGGCTGGGCATGACTTCTGAACATTTCAAACCCGAAAATCAAATCATGTGGGAAGGTCTGGAAGGTTTGCATTTTCATGCTCTTTGCGAAAATGACTCTTTTACATTCGAAAAAACTCTCCGTGCTTTCGAAGAAAAATTTGGGCATTTGATTCCATCCATGAAATGGGTCAACTTTGGCGGCGGTCATTTAATGACTGCCGAATGGTATGATGTAAACCACCTTATAGGTGTATTAAAAGATTTTCGCCATCGCTATCCTCATTTAAAAGTTTTTTTGGAACCCGGAAGTGCCTTTGCCTGGGAAACAGGGTTTCTGGTTGCCAAAATTTTGGATATTGTCGAAAATAATGGTGTAAAAACCGCCATCCTAAACGTTTCTTTTACCGACCACATGCCCGATACTCTGGAAATGCCTTACAAGCCCAAAATACTCGGTTCTTCTCAAGATCCGTTTCCCAACGCATATGCATACCGGATGGGCGGTCTGTCTTGTTTGAGCGGGGATTTCATGACTGAATATTATTTTCCCCACGAATTGAAATCCGGCGACATCATCGTTTTCCACGACATGATTCACTATACCGTAGTCAAAACCACCATGTTCAACGGCATCCATCACCCATCCCTTGGTATGTGGACTTCTTCAGGCAAATTTCAACTTCACCGAAAATTTGATTATCAGGACTACAAAAACAGAATGTGTTAGTTACTATTTTTACAATCTAATCTCATGGTAACCTTTTAAATTAATTTCTGACAAAACCACCTTTGGTGTCTTGTTTATTAATTTCTGTTCTCTGGTTCTTAAAATTTCAGTCCTATCACTAAAACATCATCTGTCTGAAAAGTCGATTGTTTCCAATTGTTAAAGACATAATCAAGATATTTCTGTTGTTCGTCCAACGGCATACCGGCCATTGATTTCAGCAATTCTTTAAACTTGGCCTTGGTAAATTTTTTATCTGACTGCCCGCCAAACTGATCGCAATAACCATCAGAAAAAAGATAAATCGTGTCGCCTTTTTCAATATCTACCGTTTGAGAGTTAAAATTCTTTTCAATCCCATAGTAATAACCCAAAGATAACCGTGATGACTTGTATTCATACAAGTTTCCCTCAATATCCACTTTGACAATAGGACGACCGGCTCCTGCAAAATCCAGCTTAGGGCTTGTTTTGTTTAATTTCAACAACGCCAAATCCATTCCGTCTTTATACACTTTGTTGAAACGCTTCTTGCTCAATGCATAAACAAGCTCATCATCTATTTGCCGTAGAATTTCTACCGGATCTTCAATACCTCTTCTGACAATCACTTCCCTTAAAATTCCATTGGCCAAAACGGTCATCAATGATCCGGGCACACCATGGCCGGTGCAATCAACCATCGCCACAAATAGAGATTCTTTGGTTTCGTGTATCCAGTAAAAATCACCACTCAATATATCTTTTGGTTTAAAATAAATAAAGTATTCCTGAAAATATTTCTCAAACAGATCGTTATCCGGCAATATGGCCGTTTGTAGTTCTTTTGCGTATTCGATGCTTTCAATAATTTCCCTTTGCCTTTCTTCCAACGATTTTTGCAACCTTACAAGATCTGTAATGTCTTGACCAAAAGCTATTAATTTATCCCCATTGGTTTTTAAAACTTTCCAACGAATGATATATTCCTTATTGCCATAATTCTTTATATTAGTTTCAAATGCAAACGATTTGGCCATTTCGTTAGTATTGATCATTTGATAGGCCCTCCGTATAACACTAATTTTTTTCTTATTTTCTTTCAAAACGACATCAATCAAACCCGGTTCGTCCAATCCAAAATTTATCTTTGCCGTTTTGTTGACAAATTCTATTTCGCCGTATTTATCGAATAATATTACGGGTTGGTCAATAAAATCAAGTATGGTTAAATCAAAAAGATTCATAAATTCAAAATTTTGAAAAAAGGAAAAAATTAAATAGAAAATTCCGGAAAAGATTCCACTATGCCCAATAGATGGGCATCATAGAACAGAAATGCATCGATTGATGCCACAAACAGGGACAGTATGTTTGCCTTAAAATCATCTTTTTACCTTGTGGGCCCTGCTGGGCTCGAACCAGCGACCCTCTGATTATGAGTCAGATGCTCTAACCGACTGAGCTAAGGGCCCTATTTTTTTCAGGGAGTGCAATATTACTAATTTCGTAGTTAACTTTGATAAAAAATTTCAATTTTAAATTTACTCATTGCGATATGAAAGATTTTATGAATGCAGATTTTATTGAAAAAGCCAAACAATACGGCATAAGAAAAAAATTTAAAGCCGGGGAAGTTGTTTTGGACCAGGATAGTTATATACGTTCCTTACCGGTTGTATCAGATGGTATCTTGAAAATAGTAAAAATATCGGACGACGGTCTGAATGAAATAACCATCTATCATCTGGAAAAGGGTGACAGCTGTATTATGTCGTTTTTAAGCGGCCTCTACAACGAAAAAAGCAAATTTAAAATCATAGCCCTCGAGGATAGTGAAATTATTATGATTCCCATTGAAAAGTGGAGCTTCTTTTTGAG is part of the Vicingaceae bacterium genome and encodes:
- the aroC gene encoding chorismate synthase, with the translated sequence MNQLGRLFQVTIFGESHGPHVGIVINGVPPGIDLSPEDFHEDIRRRQPGKPGTTPRIEKDIPKLISGVYNGKTTGMPLTILFDNENTRSKDYEIFKSWPRPGHADYTASQKYLGFNDPRGGGHFSGRLTLPLTAAGVVAKKVIPFMDIHATVIEIAGEKDIEKGLQKALEKNDSVGGIVECIVKNIPAGLGEPFFDSLESTIAHAVFSIPAIKGIEFGSGFAAARMFGSEHNDPVIDDKGTTATNHSGGINGGISNGNPLVFRVAVKPTSSTPQEQKSWNFNTKTIETLKIEGRHDLCIALRVPVVVEAVTAIVLADHWLVQKSRIHGR
- the pbpC gene encoding penicillin-binding protein 1C — protein: MIILFFVWFYFLLPDPLFSGSFSTTIFDCQNKLIGAKIASDQQWRFPPSGKIPEKFRVCLLQFEDEYFYFHPGINPVSLFKALSTNLMHGEIKRGGSTITMQLARLVLKNKERTVWNKMKEIFLALRLELSFTKNKILMLYTSHAPFGGNIVGLDAAAWRYFGRNPEELSWGECATLAVLPNAPGLIHPGKNRELLYKKRNKLLRKLFSRKIIDRQTYLSAITEEIPNIPKKLPALAPHLLETIHKKHKGEKIITTINSDFQKAITGIVNQHMNTLKNNRIFNAAALVADIRSGEILAYVGNVYHKNGQNGENIDMITVPRSTGSILKPLLYALAYDEGLILPGTLLKDAPVMYKNFRPQNFDRSYRGAIPAQDALSMSLNIPAVILLRSYGIQKFTNALKKLKISSIKYPASHYGLSIILGGAEISLWEAVNLYAFMGSSLNLYFNHLIPDQKNYASLTYFKKSKDSNSTNYTNPALFIGVDALWTVFNGLSQKNRPIEGDRWQLFESHQQIAWKTGTSFGFRDAWCIGLTSKYVVGIWVGNASNVGRDGLTGIDVAAPIMFDVFNILPRSKFFIQPYKEMKLKKVCAKSGYLAGDNCEETKNLYLPKNAEKTDLCPYHIPIYLNENLSKRVHIGCYDPQKAIRKNWFVLPADMAYYYKKNHPDYKDLPPWDDKCWEQEELSPIRLIYPSTDVSVYLPVDIDGKKQKIIFKAAHLLENSELFWFIDNVFIGKTKNHHELSMELEKGMHTLTLVDNYGNSLQKRINAFSK
- a CDS encoding saccharopine dehydrogenase, producing MGKVLIIGAGGVGRVAAFKCAMNTDVFNEIVLASRTKSKCDKIAADIKNKLGVDIKTDQVDADYAENVVNLINKYKPDIVMNLALPYQDLPIMDACLETKTAYLDTANYEPKDEAKFEYKWQWAYHDRYKDAGITAILGCGFDPGVTQVFTAYAAKHHFDEIHYLDIVDCNAGNHGKPFATNFNPEINIREVTQKGKYWENGQWVYTEPHEIHKPLTYPNIGPKESYLIYHEELESLVKNFPTIKRARFWMTFSQEYLTHLRVIQNIGMASIEPIKYKGVDIVPIEFLKEVLPKPDELGENYTGETSIGCRIRGIKDGKERTYYIYNNCRHEDAYKETGTQAVAYTTGVPAMIGAMMYLKGLWKKPGVWNVEQFDPDPFMEMLNKHGLPWHEQFDVDLEL
- a CDS encoding carboxynorspermidine decarboxylase; the protein is MNVFHCKTSVDFSKVPNPCFVIEEDKLRRNLSLIQHVAQESGAEIILAFKGFAWWRVFPIVKEYIHTATASSLNEARLCFEEMKAKAHTYCVAIDDEEFDELASYSSHITFNSLNQWQKFKQKVKKFGISPGIRVNPEYSEVKTMLYNPCSPHSRLGMTSEHFKPENQIMWEGLEGLHFHALCENDSFTFEKTLRAFEEKFGHLIPSMKWVNFGGGHLMTAEWYDVNHLIGVLKDFRHRYPHLKVFLEPGSAFAWETGFLVAKILDIVENNGVKTAILNVSFTDHMPDTLEMPYKPKILGSSQDPFPNAYAYRMGGLSCLSGDFMTEYYFPHELKSGDIIVFHDMIHYTVVKTTMFNGIHHPSLGMWTSSGKFQLHRKFDYQDYKNRMC
- a CDS encoding Crp/Fnr family transcriptional regulator — encoded protein: MKDFMNADFIEKAKQYGIRKKFKAGEVVLDQDSYIRSLPVVSDGILKIVKISDDGLNEITIYHLEKGDSCIMSFLSGLYNEKSKFKIIALEDSEIIMIPIEKWSFFLREDPSFLQFIFQNYHDRFNQLVETIDAIAFKKMDERLLYWLRKKSAIYQNNIIPITHEELSKELNTSRVVVSRLLKKLEQDGVLLLKRNEIVLL